Genomic segment of Rhodococcus sp. W8901:
CGGTCGACAGTCGGCCTCCCACACGGTCGCGTGCTTCGATCACCGTGACCTGACGCCCGTCCCGGACCAGGTCGCGCGCCGCGGTGAGTCCCGCGATCCCGGCTCCGATCACCAGAACCGAACCGGTGGGCTGCGTGGATGCATCGGCACTCCGGCACATCCGGCCTGCGGTGGACGCGTTTGCGAGGATTTTGGACGGGCCATTCGGACTCATAATGGTTCCTTCCTCGAGGGACGTTCGATGCGGGTTGCCCCCACGCCACGCTCCAGGGTCATCGCCTCGACCACGTCGGCGCGTTGTCGGCTCAGCGGTCTTCGGGGCGCGGGATTTCAGTGGGCGGGATCTCGGTGACACTCCAGCCCGTGAAGAATCGGCGGGCATTCACGAAATAGTTCCGCAGATGCCGGAAGAGCGCCGTTACCTCCCAAAACTGCATATTCATACCCAATGGTCTCATATGCTCCGGAAGCGCAGCGTGTTCGTCCCGTTTCGCCTGACCTCCGGTAGCCCACCAAAATGCAGGGCTGCGGTGCGGGGGTCGCAACGGCCTCCCCTGCACGCTCGGCAATCGCCATGCGTCACAGTGGAAACGGCCGGTGCATATGGTCCGCGTATGGGGAAATCACCGAATCGCGTGCGCCCATCCTGGAGCGTGCTTGTTGGATTCGGCGTGGCGTTCGTACTCGCCACGAGCCGGCTGCTGCTCACAGCACCCGGGCAGCTGCCGTCGCACTTCGACGGGTCCGGAGAGATCACCGAATGGACACTCCGCGGCGCTACTGGTGGGCGTGACGCGAATGCGCGCAGGCTGACCGCGATGGCGGTCGAGATGCAGCGAGGATGGGCGGGACACACCGCGCTATTTTGGCCGATCCCGGAGACGTCGTAGCTACTCGCTTGAAGTCGTCCTTCACCGGACTACCCAGCCAGATAGCTGATCCGCGTTGCCGGCAGAGTGGTCCGGGGCAGGAAATCACACAGAAATGATGTTCGCGGTGGGGCGAAGCACGTTGCTTACCTGGGACTGCACGCGAAGCCGCTAGCCTCGGGTTCCATGCCACTAGTCTCGGACGAAGTGCTGGCCCCTACCTCCGACATCCACGTTGCTGATTCTCGGACGTTCCGGCGGGCCTTCCAGGATCTGAGGGAGGGGTTCGCTCAGCGGGAACTGTGGCTCACCCTCGGGTGGCAGGACATCAAACAGAGGTACCGTCGTTCGGTGATCGGCCCGTTCTGGGTCACCATCGCCACTGGCGTGCAGGCGACTGCGATGGGCCTGCTCTACGCCGGTTTGCTTCATATTCCTCTGAACTTCCTCCTTCCCTACGTCACTGTCGGATTGATCGTGTGGAACCTGATCAACGCATCAATCCTGGAGGGCTCCGAGGTCTTCATTGCCAACGAGGGTCTGATCAAGCAGTTGCCGTCGGCCCTGAGCGTGCATGTCTATCGCCTGGTGTGGAGGCAGGTGCTGCTCTTCGCCCACACTCTGGTGGTGTACGTGGTTTTGCTGTTCGCATTCGGGGTGTGGCACAACATGCACTGGACTGCGGTAGCGGCCATCCCCGCATTTGCGCTGCTCGTCCTCAACTCGCTGTGGGTATCGATCGTGTTCGGCATCTTCGCCACCCGCTACCGCGACATCGCACCGATCCTCGGCAGCCTGACGCTGCTGCTGTTCGTGCTCACTCCGGTCATGTGGACCACGCAGGCCCTCGGCGACCGGGCCGGAGAACGTGCACGCATCGCGGAGATCAACCCGCTCTACCACTATCTCGAGATCATCCGGGCGCCGCTGCTCGGACAGGACCAGCGGGCGTACCACTGGTACATCGTGCTGGGCTTCACCGCCGCCGGGTGGGCACTCGCGATCCACGCCCTCCGCAAGTATCGGGCTCGTGTGCCTTACTGGGTGTGACTCGCTGACAACAACGAGCCGAGTCCGTCACCGAGGCCCTGACCTATCCGTAGAAGAGGGGGCTCGTGGGTCGAGTCCCAGCAACGAGGCCCGCAGCGGCGGGCGCCAGCATTGCCCCGGGACCTGGGCCATCGGCTAAGCGCCAGGCGCCGCGCCCTCCGG
This window contains:
- the wzm gene encoding galactan export ABC transporter permease subunit Wzm/RfbD, with the protein product MPLVSDEVLAPTSDIHVADSRTFRRAFQDLREGFAQRELWLTLGWQDIKQRYRRSVIGPFWVTIATGVQATAMGLLYAGLLHIPLNFLLPYVTVGLIVWNLINASILEGSEVFIANEGLIKQLPSALSVHVYRLVWRQVLLFAHTLVVYVVLLFAFGVWHNMHWTAVAAIPAFALLVLNSLWVSIVFGIFATRYRDIAPILGSLTLLLFVLTPVMWTTQALGDRAGERARIAEINPLYHYLEIIRAPLLGQDQRAYHWYIVLGFTAAGWALAIHALRKYRARVPYWV